A single window of Ananas comosus cultivar F153 linkage group 24, ASM154086v1, whole genome shotgun sequence DNA harbors:
- the LOC109728653 gene encoding leucine-rich repeat receptor-like protein kinase PXL1, translated as MLQDQLFVLDMMNNNLTGKVPNSLGKLGALAILDLSNNSLSGEIPSSLQYCTQLVNLNLGYNNFSGTIPKWIGESLPFLMVLSLCSNTFSGSIPSEILQLGYLRALDLSHNNLSGYIPRSIGELSWEKGVPTYYMPFSLYMPFFQYSIYNASASSVYLVVKGEAREYSKLLYLLETIDLSCNNLYGEIPNEIENLQALQSLNLSMNHLTGHIPDQIGKMRALESLDVAMNKLSGTIPQSLATLNFLSSLNVSYNNLSGKIPSGNQLQTLDDPSIYIGNPYLCGPPTTQSCSTNETTIIFGKESHDRFERFGLYISVVLGFIIGFWIFFCTLLLSRSFRNTYFSAIDRKYDRLYVAVALTLIRLRRRCGQT; from the coding sequence ATGTTGCAAGATCAACTTTTTGTTCTGGATATGATGAACAATAATTTAACTGGAAAAGTTCCTAACTCCCTCGGCAAACTAGGGGCTCTTGCAATATTGGATCTAAGCAATAATAGCTTGTCAGGGGAAATTCCTTCTTCTTTGCAATATTGTACACAGTTAGTTAATCTTAACCTCggatataataatttttctggaaCAATACCTAAATGGATTGGAGAAAGCTTACCGTTTCTCATGGTGCTCAGCTTGTGCTCAAACACATTTTCAGGTAGCATACCTTCGGAAATTCTGCAACTCGGATATCTACGGGCCTTAGATCTTTCTCACAACAACTTATCTGGATATATACCCCGATCTATTGGAGAATTAAGTTGGGAAAAAGGAGTTCCTACATATTACATGCCATTTTCTCTATACATGCCATTTTTTCAATACAGTATCTATAATGCCTCAGCCAGCAGTGTATATTTAGTTGTGAAAGGAGAGGCACGGGAATATTCGAAACTTCTTTATCTACTTGAAACCATTGACCTTTCCTGTAATAATCTCTATGGAGAGATCCCTAATGAGAtagaaaatttacaagcactgCAGAGTCTAAACTTATCCATGAATCATTTGACAGGACATATTCCAGATCAAATCGGCAAGATGCGTGCATTGGAGTCACTTGATGTAGCAATGAACAAGCTTTCTGGGACTATTCCTCAAAGTCTTGCTACGTTGAATTTTTTGAGCAGTTTAAATGTGTCGTACAATAATTTGTCAGGAAAAATTCCGTCAGGAAATCAACTGCAGACTCTCGACGATCCATCTATATATATTGGCAATCCATATCTTTGCGGGCCACCAACTACGCAGAGTTGCTCCACAAATGAAACAACTATTATTTTTGGCAAAGAATCGCATGACCGGTTTGAAAGATTTGGGCTATACATTAGCGTGGTGTTAGGATTTATAataggattttggatttttttttgcactCTTTTGTTAAGTAGATCGTTTAGAAATACTTATTTCTCTGCGATCGACCGTAAGTACGATAGGCTTTATGTTGCTGTCGCGTTAACACTCATTAGATTGAGAAGGAGATGTGGGCAAACGTAA